From Weissella diestrammenae, a single genomic window includes:
- a CDS encoding class I SAM-dependent methyltransferase — translation MKKLRESGLDAPLVPTLYILTGLIVLSFVAMFHQYNGYLWTILYGVLMIIGGIIFINTSIIGKKKIWASIIEEELPESAYHVLDLGTGHANVLLQLAHKLSRIKKSMGIDIWHSADQSDNSAENTLKIVQASGLSEQITIKTADMCELSISDESYNLVVSSLAFHNIKPSSNRKNALLEALRVLEAGGKIIIVDTGHNKREYMNILRTAGMENIKSKTYGINGWWTGPWMPTYSVIASKKINTTK, via the coding sequence TTGAAAAAATTAAGAGAGAGTGGATTAGATGCGCCATTAGTTCCAACGCTATATATATTGACAGGTCTAATTGTCCTATCATTTGTTGCGATGTTCCATCAATATAATGGGTATCTTTGGACAATTCTTTATGGTGTTCTAATGATCATAGGAGGCATCATTTTTATCAATACGTCGATTATCGGCAAAAAGAAAATATGGGCATCTATCATTGAAGAAGAATTACCTGAATCGGCATATCATGTGTTGGATTTGGGAACTGGCCACGCAAATGTTTTATTACAACTCGCTCATAAGTTATCACGAATAAAAAAATCAATGGGAATTGATATATGGCATAGTGCAGATCAAAGTGATAATAGTGCTGAAAATACTCTTAAAATCGTTCAAGCAAGTGGCTTATCCGAACAAATCACCATTAAAACAGCAGATATGTGTGAGCTTTCAATTTCAGATGAGTCATACAATTTAGTCGTATCTAGTCTAGCATTTCACAATATCAAGCCAAGTTCAAATCGAAAAAATGCATTGTTAGAAGCCCTTCGTGTCTTGGAAGCAGGTGGGAAAATCATTATTGTTGATACAGGGCATAATAAGCGAGAATACATGAATATTCTACGCACAGCAGGAATGGAAAACATCAAGTCAAAAACATATGGAATTAATGGCTGGTGGACTGGACCGTGGATGCCAACTTATTCAGTTATTGCTTCGAAAAAAATCAATACCACAAAATAA